The Pseudorasbora parva isolate DD20220531a chromosome 19, ASM2467924v1, whole genome shotgun sequence genomic sequence taaacgcatctcattgtcatgtaagggccctgttcatgttggacagacatttgaattgcattttgtgtctgttaagagacaaaaagacaccctttacattTATGCCGCAACATTTAGCTGCGTTttgagtgggggctctgggcatgaactgtaatagctccgtgttgccagcaccaatccggttagcttttttcttctatagactGCATTCACAAAGGTATAACAATCAAGATAAAcgtaattttttttagagttgtcctttaaggcaTTCCTATAATGCACCGCAACCAGTTAAAATTTAATCCAAGGTAGAGTCGGGAAACCCGTAGATTTTTGATTGTTTAGAGTATAGACCAAAaatgataactatattagcatttACACCAATGGAAAATGTTCTGTATATAAGAGCATTTTAGTAATGGTGTCTGTCGCTTTAAAAGTTCAGCCTCGGGTGGATTCGTATTGGAGGTCATTGTTTTTAATCATTCATcaactggaaaaaaaatctgaaaacgatGTCAATTATATTGCTTCTCTGTTTTATTATCGCTAAAGCTATGATGTGAATGTTGCTATTCTAATAGAATTGGAATAATTAATACAAcattacagttatcattataagccccgtttccaccgaaATTAATGCTGCTTTCTGCGTTTCTATCGAGGTCTAAAGTACTGTGAAGATTAGttcggtgatgtaggactgcacgccACTTTCCAGAGCACACTTGATTTCGCCATCCGCAAATACACTTAACAAAGCCTGAACCTTGTTGTGGGTCCATCTGTCGTAGTTTTTAAACTTCATCGTTGATTCAAATGGCAAACAACTCTCACTGTACGCGCCATAAACTCAACCgttgagctcaaccaatcagcacgTCAAGCAAAGTCCAACTCCCTAAAGTTCCTGAAATtcgaaaaagtactacctctgCATGCAATTGAAaagcactacaaccaaccagatcAACGTGAAACGGCGTTTGTTGAtaaattaaactttcgctgtatctggtcggcaaaactccgaacatatcttccctttttgagaatgacttcagtgccgttcttttctcagagaaaagcttgacTCCAATTCTTCCAGAGACGCGGTCAAAGCCAAATCGGAAGaacgccgttcgccagcttctgtgtttactagtctAGTAGCATGCAATTGCAACTCTGTTGTCATTATGTCAAGCCCTGCCCTGCCCTGCCCACTGACTTGGCCTGACCAAAGTTTGGTTTTTatagctcagacgtgtattgagagttgctagacgatactcgcggcagattagatttgctgccgctaggctGCGTCTATTTCTAGGCTAATGCAGGGCCCTTTTGAGGGGGACATTTACtcagaacttcatttagacctgTTCCTGCAGTCGAAACACAgtgagtaccaccccaaagtttaAAGCGGTGGAAACACGACTGTAGTTAGCCATGGTGTGAATGGGCTTAATCACTTGTTGCAACGTGATTAAgatagcatgttagcttagcagaATGCAGACCCTCTATGCCAATAGATATCAAATATATTCTACATATTATGTTGTGGTTATTACTTGTGCTTATTAGTAGACCTACTTTGGAGCATATCTGAGGACTACAGTAAAATGTTAACACCAGAATCTGTGATcaactacattttttttcatgtgTATCGACTGACtgttatgtaagggataatgtaatCCATCccgttgttatcgcagaataaacccggACAAAGTGATCACGACGCCACACGCAGGGGTCTTGCATCACCccgaaggggtttattctgcgataacaaccggcatGGTGTACATTATCCTGCTTATTACATGGCTACTTGCCACAAGTAAATACTTAGACATGAAATATTGGTCTGGGtcgaaatattttattagctctttaagCGCAAAGCTTCCGTGGAGAGAGCAGTTGCTAGCAAGCAGCAAGCTCAAACTAGATGGACATTTAAGCAAGGTTTCTACGCAGTTAGGATAAGTATGGACATGGATGGAATTTGATTTGAGTAATCTCCAGGTCTGGAAAAAGTATGGAAAAAAGAAAGCGGAGTATGAAAAAACTATTCCTGAAAAGTtcaaagttcctgaactttgaaaatgtactacctcgcgagcagggccgtttcgAGGGGTGAAATCTTTACCCGGAACATGATTTAGAACCCGGTTCCAAAGTCCCttgttcctggggaaagttcccgCGGCGGAAACGCGGCTAATGCCTAAGTGACCATTAACAGAGTTGCTTCACATGAAGAGCATTTCAGATGGCTCGCTAATGAGGTCCATTTTGGTTAGGACAGAACGCAGTTACATTTTGTAGCTGTAAACTAAAATCATTTCTCAGTCTAGAGCTTTCTGTGCTCTTGTTCTTATGTCAACTGACACTGTGTTTAACAGCAACACAAGTCTTTCCGTGTCAGTGTTCCTTCCCGTGCAGCATTTTTCCGCCTTTGCCTTTTTATGTCCTTGTCTGTCAATTGCAATCTGTCCAGTTGCCGGTTTGTCTGTTTCTTCATGTTATTCAACGCTTTGCAGCGGTCACCATGGCAACCTGCTGATGCCCACTCAAACCTGCTGAACCTGCCTTTACCATCCTAGAATAATCAAGCCCACTTAGCGCTCATCAACCATCACTCACAGGACTAGTTTACGTCCTCCACTTCCGAGAACTCTTTCATTTTTCAGAGATATGGACATATGAATTGGAAGAGGATGGGAGGGAGAAGAAAAAAGGCAACAGAAAGCTTTGTACAGTTCagatgtgaagcagaaagttctTCAGTGTCACAGCAGAGAGCGTGAAGAACTCGCCTCTGTTCAGCACATGTGGAGGACACAAAACATGTCCTCTGTTAACTCCAAGAAATGCTAAGCACACAGGCGCACGCATTCTCGTGACCTCATATTGACTTTTTCAGGCTCTGTTAAAGCTGGTTTTCTTCATTTGTGTAGTTGTGAAGTTTTAGGTCTCTGACAAATCCTGCCCATTATTTATAAAATTCTACAATGTTCACCCTTTTCATGTTCATTCAGACAAACATTACTTTATTCACTATAAGTTTtaagggattgttcacccaaaaatgaaaattctgtcattgattactcacccttatgtcgttccaaacccgtgagactttcattcatcttcgaaacacaaatgaagatctttttgatcaAATCGGAcactttctgtccctccatagacagctacaCATTAGACTTAGTCAGTATTGCCTGTGTTACTGGAGTTCAGACTCAACACTGGTTACATCACTTGCCCACCGCGGCACCACCCCCATAGTCAtttggattttttattttttttgtaataaaataatgtagtacagttagagaacagacactacataTAAAAACGTAGTGTCTGCTCAAAGCGTGAGCACAGACCAACAGTAGGAGTCCGATTTCAGTCCTCGCGAAAGTGAAGAGCTGAATGACAAGATCATGGAAGATTTGTTTCTttaaagctaaatgtaaaagcgcctatttaagcTAGTTTGTcattgtattgttttattgttgtgtttttcattaagaataactGGCTAATGAACCCACCATTCAAGCAACCCGCCCGCGAATTGGCGCTCATTCTAAACCGAAAGTAAAATGCACACCATGCACATTGATTTAAAAGCCCCTGTTGGTGATACCGGTATTACCTGTGTTGTCACACATCAATTAACTGGTGGGAAAATTTCCTCATCATCACATCCTAATTAAACAACTGACACTTTGACGcattaaaaaggtcttaaagaGAGTGTAAAAGGGGGAGGTTAATtctttttatgaactttttgtaGCTGTATATGGAGGGATTAAAAGCTTTCAGATTTCATCGAAAAGATCTTCATTTATATTCCGAAAATTAACGAAGTTATTGCAGGTTTGGAACGTCATGAGGGTCATTAATGTCAGTTCTAATGTCAGTAATGTTCGTTTTGCTCAAATGCCTAACCTTAAGtacaaaatgttggtgtttaaCCTGCAATGTTTGTGCAACAATCTACTCAGACCAGCCTAGCAACCAACCGGAATACACTAGCAACGTCTTACCACACACTCTGGCAACCACTGTACTTTGAGATATACCATGATACAGAATAAGGTCTTTCAAGATCCATCAACAAATCATGTACCATGGCAGATTGCCAAAAACTATTTGTAAGTGTATAATTGAATTTAAATTCAACATATGGTAAATCATGTTTCCATCTACCAATAGCagtattttctatttatttaagtAAATCTATTCTGCAgatcttttaaaaacacattcatCCAGCACATTCAGTGTGGATCTAGTCATTTGGGAAAGAAATGCCAGAAGGCATTTTCTCTCTGCTCACTCTTTTCATCCATACCTAAGAGGTTGCACATGTTCCTTAAAACTCAAACACCATTCATACAGACATTAGGCTGCACAGGCATCCCATTGTTGAGCTTTTGAAAATGAACAGACTTCAGGCCAACAGACGATTCAAAACAACATGTACACACTTGTTGTATTTACCTGGTGCTGCCTGTAGACCATGATATTGCAAGAAAGCTGCTTTCATGATGGATATGGTTATGCTTGGTAAAAGTAAACCTAAGGCCATTTGGATGTTTTACTCAACAGCATATGTACTTCATGTATGTGAATTTCTGCACATGTGTGAAAAGAGGCACACTTAAGAGTTCTTGTGCTCTTTTGAAGCAAGTTCAAATGCACTTCAAAGAGTGGTGTTGTGCATGTGCAAGTGttgtgttcatgtgtgtgcgCCCTTTTCTCTGTCAAGTATGTGCCTGTGAACTTTGCAGTGCCTCGATTCACACATCATTGTTCATCACAATCATGTCTTCTCACACATGCACCCTCAGTGACGTCTTAATTAAACACATTGAACCCATAAATCATCTTTACATCTGAAGCTTCAGATGGCCATGAAGTCACGTATCAGCTCTGCACATTGTAACGTGTATATTATATACAATAACCTTCGGCACTTCTTAATGATGCAGACAATTACACCAGGCTTTTACTGAAAAGGGTTTGCTTCTTCTCTCTTTAGAAAAGCTGGTCTGAAATTTTGCTTCATGACAGTTGCAGTGGGTTGTTTCACCTAAACATCTTGTGTACACCACTTTTGCATGTTACTTAATTCAGAATATTTCTGTGTGATACATCTATCTCACTGGGATAGTCAAGGTGTAAACTAATTTGCATTTATAGAAACATCATGTAATCAACAGTCACAGATTCAATAAATCACTATTCGCAGTCATATTGTAAAATCTCTCCAATTAAAGAAAGAATATATTGCAATcacttaaaatattatattaatagaACGTATTGGTATTTAGAAGTTAATTTAAAATGAACAGTTCGGGGTTTCGGTCGCAGGTTATCAGTTTCagccaaaaaaaataattttcgaTGCATCAATTATTAAAAGAGaagttaatgtttttgaaactgATCACGTTGTTTTTATCTTTATCTCGAAACATGCAAATTCAATGTTGTAGTACCTTTTCATCTCTAAAGTGATCATTGCCTGTGCTAAATTTGGCAAGTGTGAgaatgtcaaatacacagaaatgGGCGGCCTTCAACAAATTGTGATACCTAATAATGGCCTTAACAAGTGTGTAACCATGCCAACACTGTCTCTGCAGATACTACTACAACAAAAGGATCTTGCACAAGACCAAAGGGAAAAGATTCACCTACAAGTTCAACTTCAACAAGCTGGTTCTGGTCAACTATCCGTTCATTGATATGGGCTCTGCAGGTGAAGATCCCTGCTTCTAAATCTCAATCTTTCTGAGACTACATTTAGTTtcatatacaaaacaaaacttaaccTATTCAAATTTCTCAACCTTTTCTTTTAGGTTCTGGTGTTCCACAAAGTGCTCCACCTGTCCCTTCTGGAGTTAGCACTCACTTCCGCTTCCCTCCATCCACGCCATCGGACGTCCTCTCTCCTAGCGAGGACCTGCGCAGTCCAGGTGTCTTCAGTGCTGTGCCTCGACGCATAGCTCGTGGCTCTGTCTCCGACTGCAGCGATGGCACCTCCACCAACTCGGAGCTTGAAGAAACTGGCATAGCTCCTGGCGATGAGCGCCCGGCCGACCGAGCCTTTAGAAACCTGCTCCATCCACGCTTGTCCCACGACTCCTTGTTCCGTGTCTACGGAGCACCTCCCAACCCAACTGGGCTCTCCAGGAGCGGGTCCCATATGCCCCCACACAGGGTCCACGCTGAACCCTTGTCCCCATTCCCAGTGTCCCCTCTCCCAGGCCCTGGAGGCTTGCTGGCTCCTGCTCTTTCACCAGCTCTCTCCATGACCCCTACATCTCACATGCCCTACACACCTTCTCCATCCCTGTCACCCATGCTGGGCTCCCACTTCTCGTTCAATCCAGAAGACATGAAGCGCTATCTGCAAGCTCACACTCAGAGTGTCTACAACTATCATCTGAGCCCCCGTGCTTTCTTGCACTACCCCAACATCATCATCCCCCAGCCCCAGCGCCCAGACAAGGGACTGGGAGGGCCAGTGGCTGTAGGTCCACACCTGTCAAGTCACCCTCTGCACCACCAGGCTGAGGAGTCTCATCTATCTCCTTTCAAGTTTAAGTTACAGCCACCACCACTGGGCCGCAAACAGAGAGAAGGGCCATCTGCAGCTGGAGCAGGACATGGTCCAAATTCTGGAAGTCCTGCTGCTTCTTTCTCGTACAGTGGGGAGTCGGGTTCGTCCTCGAACTCTGCCTCAACTGGAATGATGACCAACAACTCAAACCCAGCTGGTCCACCAAAGATCAAGGTATGTTCGCTTAAAACTAATTCTGAAGAACTGTAGGTCATTTGAGAATGAAAATGGCTTAACTCTCCTTTTGTTTTCTCCTTTTAGGTTGAACCCATCTCAGACATGGAGTCAGAGGAAGAAGTTGAGGTCACCGACATCAGTGAGGAGGAACATGAAGATGATGAATGTGATGTCTTTTCCCCTCCCCACCCCAATGGTGGCCCTGCCCCTCCACCCAACCACGATCGGATGACAGATGATGATGATCTTGAGGAAGATGTCTTCAAGACCCCAGCTGCCCCTACCTCAGGGGTGGGGCCAAATCTTTTAGGTCTAAAAGCAGAACCCAGGGAGCTAAACCTGGCCCAGGGTGCTCCCATCAGCCCTGGGGGTACACGCTGCATCCCTCTGAAGTTGCGTTTTAAACGCCGATGGAGTGAGGACCAACGGATGGAGGCGGGAACTGAAGAGGCTGAGGACAAGAAGAGCAGGGCAGAGAGGGAGGAGCTTACCCAGGAGGTAGAGCCCAAACTGGGAGAGGAAAATGGAGACCGGAAGAGTCCAGAGACTTTGGTTGCACCCCTTGGGACAGGCCAGAGGAGGGTGAGCTCTGAGCTGCAGCGAGCAACGGCACAGCTGTCTTTAGAAAACAACGTTTGCTGAAGAGGACGTGGTcaaacacataaactcagcaaAACAAAGCTGCCCTCCTTAGAGGCTGAAGGCAACTGTCGCTCACACAAATTACGTGAAGACCATCAACTCAGCAAGTTCAGATGCCTAAACCATCTTTCAAACTTCTGTTCTCGCAGGTTCACTCTCTTCGAAATGTTGCAACACTAAAAAATAATACTGACatattttttatgcattttaagtAACCAGGCCCTTTCCACAAGTTTAGCCAGAGCCCCTTGCCTACTGAACCCATTCCTTTCAGTTTGCTGTGTTAGACTAACACCATCCCACTAGTCTAGGATCAACtctgcattttttaaaacaaaatcaagagaTTACAGAAGTGCCTAAACATTGATGCATCCCTGTAAAACATGGGTAGAAATGGATATGATGAATAATTAGATGGtgatgagttttttttgttggtctTGTCATTCATGCCTATGGAATTTAGGGTCATGGGTCATTAGTGGacattttcccttttaaacaGACACTCTTGGATAAAGTGAATGCAGTAAAGATCCGCCCCACCCCTCAAATCATAGTTCTCAGAATTTGTGGAAATGGACacgcttctttttttcttttgcataCCAATATTTAAGTCCTAGACTTTTTGCAGTACCAACTTGCCTTTTCCTCTCAAACCAGGACCTTCATGTCACTGACTTCAGAGCCATTAATGCTATCGTGCTACCAGCCTTCACTACCGGCTCTGGACACCAACCTTCCCAGCTGTTTTGCGAGCTCAGCAAACTAATGGGACCACTCGACAACCTCTGAACATATCTGAACACATGTATATACATTGGGGGATTCATTTTATATGTGTTAGTGCATCTTCATGACCACCAGCTGGATGACAAATTCTAGATCACATATGATTATTCCTTCTCTAACTTATTCTTTTTTATAATGCAGTTTTAACCCTGAGGGAACCTAATAGGAATGTTGGGGGCAACGTATCAGAGGGCGCTTATGGTAATCATCCCTAAAACCATTTATACAATATTCTACACCCTACTGTTTTGTAAAGGACACAAACCTTCTTGGTTTGTTGGGCGTAAATCTCAGGCATACCTCTCCCACATCCCGTTCCTCTATCCAATAGGTTGTCTTTGAATATAAAGCCTCCAAATGAACAAACATTTGTGCCTTTTTACAGAAGACTGACCGCCCAAAGCTTTTAAATGGGTTGCTTTATCGACACATACAAGCTCACATACAGGAGAGGCCTTAGAAACATGACCTCAAACACTGCTTTTATGCCTTATTTAGTTTTGTACCTTAAAAGAAACTATCCTAAATAAGATTTGCATTTAGAGTCCATATATTCTCACTTTATTGCACGATAGTCATATATATTTGATAAAAGAACAAACGCTGGTTTTGATACAAATTATATTTCAGAAGGTAAATCTATATGGAGGATGTTTAGTTTCAGGGCCCTACAGTGCTTAACTGTGAAAGAGAAGTGTTGTTATAGACAAAGCTAAACATAACTGACCAATGGTTAAGTCCTCGGCCTTATAAGGAATACGTAGAGTTTTAACTCGACCCGACACATTGGCGTTCTCCCTCTCAGTCTCTCTGCAGTGTTTTAGTTGTAGGAGGCTGTGTTTTATCCACGATGCTCAAGATTGAACAGGTATCACATCCTATTTGGCTTAGCGTTTGGCGACGGCCAGCTCCATTTGTAGCAAAATGCAGGGACTTCGTAGTAAATGACGTCACGACCATATCCTTGAGAAAGGGACCTCAATTCTGCAAACTGACAACTAGAAAGTGGACATGCAGCCTCTTAGCCCTCATCTGAGGAGGAAGTATAGGACCTGACACACACTTAACACtcgttctttttttttcaaatactttttttggaGTTTGTCTGGCGGCCTTACACCGGTTCAGTATCTGTATTTCAACTGACTGCTGCCTTATTTGTTAGAAAATACTTTTCTTCTCGCTTTCTCTTCAGTATAAACAGTGCTGTTTTATTAtacctttttttgtttatattaccatttatcatttttaatgttgATATTATTGCTGGTATTTCGTTTGTACCCCTTACCTGAATTTTAGCCTCTCAAgatgaacattttaataaatcgtaCTCCTCTACCCTCTTTGATACCATGATATAAAATTGCTCTGGCTTTGTATTAATGCTGGTTTTTAGTTGTAATTAAGAAAACCAGTTTAAGAGGGAAGAGTGACTTAATGCTATcacgttatttttattttaatatgtctcttttttttggttgtgtacatatataaatatatattttccattTTGAGGGGATGATGTAAGAAAAAGACAAATATTTCTTTGTGTTCAAGGTCTTTTGCTTCTTTCTTAAAGCTTTCCATCTGTCTCTCAACGGTTATGTAATACTTTGTAAAGAGAGACGAAACTTGACGTTACAAGGAACCATGTATACTTTAGTTTCTCATGTGGTTTCCTTTGCTCTTGTAATTAAAATTGTAATCAGGGTTCATTAAAACCGGTAAAAACGGATCTGGCTTTCTTGTCTTTTACTTCAGATCTCTGTTTCCTGATTTGTCCTTTATGGTGTCTTGAATCTGTAATTAATATTTCAACATTTTCACTAAGCGGTTTATTAAGCCacaaacattaaaaattatatcaaatgtcatttatttatttatttaaaaactaaTTCAATGAGGACCATTAATTAGAACGGTACATTTTCATTGTTATATTTAATTTGGCATAGCACTACAGTAATAGCATAAAAATAACATGGTGTTTTGGAGACAATTATTCAAAAAGCTGCTGAACATGAATCTGGGATTCTACAAGCACACATCAAAATCTGTTTTTTCCCCCTGCAATTTAGTTGTTTTGCTTTTGTAGGTTCAGTGTGAAATACAAATGAACAAGGGCTGCTATTCTAGATCCTGTTTGAACTGAAGCTAGATGCAAAATGAACTAGGATTTGCTTTCTTAATGAACTGGAAATTCACGCCACACAGGGATACCCTTTCACACGTAACGTTTCTGCACGAACCGGATAGCATGTGAAGCACGAAACGACAATCATTTGTTTTAGAGAGAAACCTGAAATCAAACGTATTGTCATTCAATTCCATCTTGAACGTAGAAGAGAACTTGGAACTTTATAATTGTACCCACTGGTAATACTTTGTGAAACAACGCCCTCTGCTGCTAAAACATCGCCATCGTTCACTCTTGTTTAGAAGCGTACACATTCTGAGGTTTTAATAGTTTGTCTAATTCTACATTCCAACGCCAGCCACTCGTAGTCACCATTAATAGCATGATTAatagcttcttttttttgtattattatagctatttttatattttcgcAATTCCGTTTGATGTTGCTAGCCGTGCAAAAACAATCCGTCTTAAAACAAATCTACATagccatttttttgttgttgttgttgcttgaGTGAGTAAATATGAAGCTCTTATCTTTCAGAGCAGTTCCGTCATCATGTGTAGGCCAACTCGGAAGGCTTATTTTCCACGGGTTATCTCTAAAGGGTTTCTAAACTAACAGTTGTCAAATTAAAATTGTAACCAGAATTTAAACTTAAATATAGTTTGCAGTCTAAATAGAGTTTGGGTT encodes the following:
- the erf gene encoding ETS domain-containing transcription factor ERF isoform X1, with the translated sequence MKTPGDTGFAFPDWAYKPESSPGSRQIQLWHFILELLRKEEYHDVIAWQGDYGEFVIKDPDEVARLWGARKCKPQMNYDKLSRALRYYYNKRILHKTKGKRFTYKFNFNKLVLVNYPFIDMGSAGSGVPQSAPPVPSGVSTHFRFPPSTPSDVLSPSEDLRSPGVFSAVPRRIARGSVSDCSDGTSTNSELEETGIAPGDERPADRAFRNLLHPRLSHDSLFRVYGAPPNPTGLSRSGSHMPPHRVHAEPLSPFPVSPLPGPGGLLAPALSPALSMTPTSHMPYTPSPSLSPMLGSHFSFNPEDMKRYLQAHTQSVYNYHLSPRAFLHYPNIIIPQPQRPDKGLGGPVAVGPHLSSHPLHHQAEESHLSPFKFKLQPPPLGRKQREGPSAAGAGHGPNSGSPAASFSYSGESGSSSNSASTGMMTNNSNPAGPPKIKVEPISDMESEEEVEVTDISEEEHEDDECDVFSPPHPNGGPAPPPNHDRMTDDDDLEEDVFKTPAAPTSGVGPNLLGLKAEPRELNLAQGAPISPGGTRCIPLKLRFKRRWSEDQRMEAGTEEAEDKKSRAEREELTQEVEPKLGEENGDRKSPETLVAPLGTGQRRVSSELQRATAQLSLENNVC
- the erf gene encoding ETS domain-containing transcription factor ERF isoform X2, with the translated sequence MKTPGDTDWAYKPESSPGSRQIQLWHFILELLRKEEYHDVIAWQGDYGEFVIKDPDEVARLWGARKCKPQMNYDKLSRALRYYYNKRILHKTKGKRFTYKFNFNKLVLVNYPFIDMGSAGSGVPQSAPPVPSGVSTHFRFPPSTPSDVLSPSEDLRSPGVFSAVPRRIARGSVSDCSDGTSTNSELEETGIAPGDERPADRAFRNLLHPRLSHDSLFRVYGAPPNPTGLSRSGSHMPPHRVHAEPLSPFPVSPLPGPGGLLAPALSPALSMTPTSHMPYTPSPSLSPMLGSHFSFNPEDMKRYLQAHTQSVYNYHLSPRAFLHYPNIIIPQPQRPDKGLGGPVAVGPHLSSHPLHHQAEESHLSPFKFKLQPPPLGRKQREGPSAAGAGHGPNSGSPAASFSYSGESGSSSNSASTGMMTNNSNPAGPPKIKVEPISDMESEEEVEVTDISEEEHEDDECDVFSPPHPNGGPAPPPNHDRMTDDDDLEEDVFKTPAAPTSGVGPNLLGLKAEPRELNLAQGAPISPGGTRCIPLKLRFKRRWSEDQRMEAGTEEAEDKKSRAEREELTQEVEPKLGEENGDRKSPETLVAPLGTGQRRVSSELQRATAQLSLENNVC